From the genome of Fulvia fulva chromosome 12, complete sequence:
ATCGGCACGCTCGGCCTCCTCCACCCCTCCTCCGGCTGGACTATCTTCAATCTCCCCAAACCCAGCACCCCCTCCGCGCAAAAGGTGGGCGAAGACTTCTTCCTCTTCTGGGCGTCCCGAGACGTCTTCATGGGGCTTGTGACAAGCGCGGCATGGTACCATGGTGATCGCAAGATGATGGGGTATGTAATGTTCATGGCGACGATGGTGGGTGTTGTGGACGGGGTGATGAGTCGACGGGTCAAGGGGAATGGGGAGTGGGTACATTGGGGATTTGTGCCCGTTTTGGGTGCGGTGGGAGGGGGGTTAGTTGGGTGGTGGGATTGAGGGGGTGTACGGTGTTAGAATGAGGGGAGGGGTGGGGGTGGTGATGTGAATGTAGTTGGGAATGAAAGTTACTGAACAGCCGCCTTCACGCCATCAAAATCCTCCGACCCAGAATCCTGATCTCCCCTCACCACATGCACATGCTGCACCTCACAACTCCCCTCCAACTCCCTCAACACAACCCACGTCGGCAGCACACACAACACGGTAACCCCAAAATTCAACTCAATGCTCACAAAATGATTCGCGTTCCCCTCCGACTGCATCGCCCACGCCACAGTCTGTCCCAGCGCCTCCGTACCCCTCAGATCCCAGTGTGATGACTCAGGTCGCTGAGGTCCGTCGCGTACTGACCCACCAACCAGTACAGGAACTGCTGAAACGCCTGACCTCCAAATTGCCAGAAGAATACAAGAGCGTAGCTCTTTCCAAATCCGCCGTTGAACCAGTCGAACACAGGCGCTTCGGAAGCGTCATAGAATTGCTTCTGCAGAATCGTCGCCCAGATCCAGGTCCCAATGAGAATCGTCACGATCGCGATGAAAGCAGTCTTCGCTCTCGTTTTGATGTGGATTTTCTGGTTGTCCAGTAGCGTAGCAATGATGAACGAGCTGAAAATCCCAGCGAAATTGGTGAAGAAGCTGCTGAAAGCCCGAGACCGGACAGTGAAGTATGTCGTCAACCGGGTACTCATGAACCCATTGAAGAAATAGCTGATGAAGCATGCCGGAAGCAGGAGCAAGATCCTTCGACGCGCGATCAGGCGACCCACTGCCTTGAACTCCGCGCCCCAGGTGGGTGCTTTCTGCACGAGAATCCTCGTCCCATCTTTTCGCCAGATCTTCTCAGCGGGGGAGAGGCATAACGCGATAGGGAGCCCAAGACATATGATCGTGATGAACACGATGTACGTAGTCGACGACACAGACCCAGCAGTCTCGCGCTTCGCATTCAAGCCTAGATTGATCGCGCCGCCGACAATCGGACCCGCCGCTTTCGCAGTCTGCCAGACTGCAAGGTATAACGCCCTATCACCAGGAGTCGGATAGCCGATAATGATCGCCGCCTCCGCTGACCAGAAAAAGCCTGCTGAAACTCCGCATAGTGCGCTGCCGAAGAGCATGAACCAGGTATTGGCGCTGACATTGTTGGTGTAAAGGCCAGCGCCGTAGAGGGGATATCCAATGGCTCCAAGGGCAAGACCGAACTTTAGGCCGATGCGATTGATGATGGCGCCGGCTGCGACACAGACGACGGAGAAGAGACCGTACAGGAGGGCGTTGGCTGCTGAGACGGCGAAGGGCTTTGCTGCACCTCCAGCTCCCAGGCCACCGAGGGCATCCCACATGCCTGGAGCTGTGAAGGAAACGCCGCATGCTATGAGGATATTGAAGGGGACCGAACGGAAGATGGAGCGCTTTGGAGGTATTGGTTCTGAAGCCATCGATGTTTCGTTCGGATATTGGAGCGCCATGGTGTTGAGTCGGGAAAGGTGAAAAGGAAAATTATCGAAGAGGCAACAGTACTTACATGCAGCCCGGGGACTATATCATACCACCTCGAAATGTCGTTCTTGTTGTGGGACCAGGGACGAGTGGAGTGCCTCGTGGAAAATCTGCAACGTCGATCGAGCACGCAATTGCAGTTAGTCATGAAAAGTGGGTCTATCCAACAACAATTCATGGTGTCGTGAGCGATGAGGTCCAGCCTTGTCGCTTGCATCTGAGTCCATTGTGCTCCCGAAAATGTGTTCACTTGCGCGGCCGCCATTCAGTTGCTGCCTGCTGCGAGACTACTATTATCAAGAGCCTCGTTGTAAACCACATCATCAAGCCACATCGCCCGCTCTCTGGCTCGAAGTCGTGCGATGGCCGGGTCCAAAATCCTACGTCCTTTGTCGTAGATGTCCGGACCTTCCTCGATTTCGATGCCACGATCCCAAAAGCTGTAATCTTCCTTCTCATAACCTTCTGGACTCGCGTATCGACCTGGACAGTACTGGCTGGAGATGCGGTCGTAGGTCGCGCTTCCACGGCTGTTGGCAGATGTGTAATTCTCAGTTGATGCGTCGAAGTGGACGTGCTTTGAGGTGTTACGGCTGGTCATAGCTGTGGTGACTGATGTCTTAGGTGGCCGAGACAGCTCGATTGTGCCGTGCAGGAGACGGTGGCGGAAGATGATGTTGCGGTCGTGGAAGGTGCTGTGAAACCTGTGAAACTTGTGTCTAAATGGGATTGGGCAGGTACTCAGACTGAAACCAGCGAGTATATGTGTTGGGAGTGTTGTAGCAGAGCACCGGCCACTCCCCCGAATAAGGCCTTGTCCTCGCATGCCCTACCGAGCTCAATCGCATTGATACGCAAAAGACAATGGTTGTCGCGGTAGATCGTCGGATGCAGACTTGGTGAGGGTTGGCGTGTTGCTATCGAAGTTGGATGGAAACGCATGCTGATAGCATTTCTGTCCATCTTCATGTGTGGGACCGCTGTGTTTGTTAATGACCTATATGTGAGTGACGCCTATCGCCTTCGGCCGGATGTTGGCTGAAGTGGAAACGCGGTGTCGCCATGGCCCCAAGAATACTGGTACATGTATTTTGCAGGCCATGACCGCGCATCTGGGGAAGGCAGCCCTCTCCCAGCCTTTCTCTCGCGACCTGGACAGCCCGGATGATCCGGACATGGCGTTGCGGCTCTTGCCTTTGGTCCTGAATGTGATCCGGCCGATAGCACAGTAGTGTGGGTGCAATGCTCTTTCTTCGTCTCGGCGATGTACCGCCGGATAGCACACTCCATGTCAAGATCCTACAGTTCAATGTTATCAGCTGCCATGCATCTTACCGCATTACTCGTCGTCGTTGCAGGGGTGTCTAGAAGCAACAGAAAGGGATGCCGAAGGGCGGAAGCATCGTGTGAGAGGTCCATTTCCCTATGCCTCAGCACGCACCAAGGGTTGCCGACAGGAGGAAGGAGTGGCATTCCACAAGACGCCGATGTCTGGGGATGCCTGACAGCATAGCCGCAGCAGAGCAACTACTTATAGTGAGTTGTTAAAGGTGCGCACCCCTCCGACAACATTCGACAGGGTGAAGACACTTCAAGTGCTTCGCGCCAGTCAATGTTGTTGTCCCTGCTTGGCAATCCAGCAACCAGCTCATTCATCAAAGCAGTCGCACGTATGGGACCTATATGTTCTGGCTCGCGGGCCGTACTTGGGCAGATTGATAGGAGATGGATATCGTGACACGCGTGAGGTGTGGTGTCAAAGGAGAGAGGTTCGAACGCGAGGAGCTCCGCAATTGTGGCGAAGTGGGAGGATTCAGGGTCCAGTCAGGGACAAGGACAAGGCAGCAAGAAAGTCGCTCTGCTCAATGGCCAGACACGTGCCAGACCAGAGCACACGcgcacacacacacacacacacataCACATACAGCAACACTCTCGTTTCACCATTCGTGCTGTTGTGCTGCCATACTCCCCTTCCAATCGCCCAACATGCCGGCGTCAGTCACTACCGCCACCGTGGCGCCCGCACAGACGACGACAACGAAGCGAAGCAGTCCAGCGATAGTAAGAGCAGAGAAGGAGCTGGCCTCCGAGAGCGACACACCACCAGATGATTTCTTCTGGACATACACAGAAGAGCCGCACAGAACGAGACGGCAGGCCATAATCAAGGCACACCCAGAGGTTCGTGGGACATGCCAGGACCATGCTTGAAACACGGCTGATATAAAGCAGGTTCTTAAGCTTTGCGGCCCTGAACCATTGACCATCCCACTCGTGCTGGCAGTCGTTGCACTGCAGGTCTTCTGTGCCTATGCCGTTCGCAACGCACCAGTGCTGTCGTGGCAGTTCATGCTCACGGCCTACATCGTTGGAGCTACTGCCAACCAGAACCTGTTCCTGGCCATCCACGAGATCTCGCACAACTTGGCTTTCAAGTCACCGCTGGCCAACAGGCTCTTCGCTGTGGTAGCGAACTTACCGATTGGTATTCCATACTCGGCTTCGTTCAGGCCTTACCATCTTACACACCACAAGTCGTTGGGAGTGGATGGGTTGGACACAGATCTTCCCACTGCTTTGGAAGCCTGGTTCCTCGATTCAGTTGGCGGCAAGGCCTTCTTCGCGACGTTCCAGATCTTGTTCTACGCACTCCGACCCATGATGGTATACAAGCTGCCATTGACTGGCATCCACGCTTTCAACATCGCAGCGCAAGTACTGTTTGACTACGCAATCGTGTCAGCGTTCGGTGGCGAGGCTCTTGGGTACTTCATCATGAGCTCCTTCCTGGCAGGCTCACTCCACCCTTGCGCGGGCCACTTCATTGCCGAGCACTACGTGTTCTTGCAACACCAGCGGTCAAAGGAGGCAGCCTCTGCTGCTTCGGCGAAGCTTGCACCACCACCTGCCGAGACCTACTCGTACTACGGCATCTTGAACCTGGTCACCTACAATGTTGGCCTCCACAACGAGCACCATGACTTCCCGGCCATCCCATGGACCAGGCTGTGGAAGCTCAATGAGATTGCGAACGAGTTCTACGGCGACTTGCCGTGTCACTACAGCTGGACTGGTGTCATCTGGCAGTTCATTGTCGACAAAGAGGTGGGACTATGGTGCAGAGTCAAGCGCAAGGAAGGTGGCCGCAAGGTCGGCGCTGGAACAGATGCTACAGCTAAGCACTCCCAGCCTATAGATATCATCGGATAGAAAGACGCATTTTGCGGCAATGAGAAACTGTGCATGATGAGATCCATATCTACTTCGAAGTGCTTACACTTGCTCACAGGTCCAAACGGCTCATCCATCTGCTGGAACATGTGCAGCGGGGCCTGTGCATTTCATTCAAAATCCAACGAGCTCACTTGCAATCCAATTTTCCTTCCCTTTGCACTCACAGACACTCGCTACTCCGCTCCTCAGAATTACCTCAACCAGGAATCACCGACAGGTAGAGACAACATGGCACCTGCCTCCACCTCGAACGAGCACAACGCCCCCAACGGCACGGCAGATCAGCACACTGCCACCAAGGCCTGCCTCATGACCGTACCATCAGAACTCCGACTCGAAATTTGTCCGCACTACTTCCCCACCTTTACCTTCAACACCCATGCTCCTGCCTCTGAGCGAGGCAACTTTCAAGCTCCGCTACTCAACACCTGCCAACTCATCCGCAACGAGGCTCTACCACTCTATCAGACTTGCATTTAGAACGCGCGAAGGGCTCACAACCAGGACTTTGATGCCAGTACAGAGGCACACACCAGAAGACTTGGCCGTAATTCGGTCATTCGGGCGTCAGTGGTCGGTAGAGCTTTGCGGAGGTCATACATTGGATATTTCAAGGTCTGCTCCGCCGTAAGTGATGCTTATATACGGGAGCTTCAGAGAATAGAGCAGGCGTTGGGAGACTGAGTATGAAAATAAGCAGAACGGGTGATGGCGGTTGACACGTGAGAGGAGGAGGGTTGAGATGAAGCTGCAATTCACTCGATCAGCCGCGACTCTGGCACGTGAAGCCGCAAACTACATTGGCTCAGTGCGGCAGAGCGCCGATTCACACGCCATTCATCCTTTCATGCCCTTCGCTTCCTCGATCTTCAGATCCGCTCTTGAAACACGCAGCTCCCACTCTTTCCAGCACAGAATCGACACATTCTCAAAACACCAAACCAGCCCAACATCCACATCGTCCACTCGCAGCCATGGGACTCATGCTCTCCAAACCCGCTCGTACACTCGAGCCTGCACCTGAGCCGACAAACAGCCACCTCCTCCGCATCCCACCAGAACTCCGCCTCATCATCTACACCGAGTACTTCTCCTCTCTCGCACTGTCCCGTCAGTGTGAGGAGACATTGCAAGCCCCTCTCCTCTACATACCCACCTCCCCCCTAGATCCTTCAATCAACTCCTCCCTTACCCCTAGCAAGCATCGCTCGCCTCAAGTCCCACTCCTCAGCACCAGCAAACAGATCCGCGCAGAGGCTCTCCCCGTCTACAAGGAAACGCTCGACTCCCGTCGCGAGGCCGCCTTGCTGCGATGTAGGGAATCCATAGCTTAGGAGGAGCGGAAGCTGAACCACGCACGCCTTGGAGATGGACCTTTCGTCACTAGGGCCTTGATCGACACTCTTCACCGGTTGAAGTGCGAGGTGGCGTTGGAGGAGTGGGAGAGGGTGAATAGGGGCTTATGCGGAGGAGTTGTGGAGGGTTGTGGATGCGGTTTATGGATAGCGGTCTGTAAGGAGTGGGGGAGAGGGATGGTGAGGGATGCAGGGAGACAGGGTATCAGCGCTGCTTGGTATAAGGCGCTGCTGTAATTACTCCAGACGGCGGATCATGTAATCGAGTGCATGGATGCATCCTGAGCAGTGCATCATATTGGCCCTGATGGATAGTGAATACAAGTCGCGCCGCATTTCGGCAGTAGGCTCCTGAATTCAATATCAATATGCCAACCGTTTGGTGACAAAGTAGGTCGCCGCCGGTATATTTGTCGACTTCACTTCTAGAGAATTACCAGAGCAACTTATAGCCATATGATTAACAGAAATCGACGCGCTATACCCTCGACTGCCTTAATTGGACCTCGCTACTTAGCTATATATTAGCGTGTTAAAGCGACAGCCTATGCTTCGACAGGCGTCGAAGCGTTCGACGGCAGTTAATGTTGTCACCAGCCCTCGATCATGCGAGGTCTCACCCTCACCTACCATATCCGTAGAAAGACAAGGAAGTGAATGGCAGATGTTCAGCTCCATTGGGCTAAAGCCTCGTAATGCATGTGAATGCCGTGGCCCGTGCGTGTCCATCACAGGATCATCAAGTTCCTGCCCTGTTAAGTCTTCCCTCTCCATTGTTCATGAACGGCTACACCACCTCAAACATCCCCGGCTCGCAAAGATGGCCCAACCACCCACGACCACGATGACCAAATGCTACCTCCTCTCCATTCCCCCAGAACTCCGCCTCGAAATCTACGACAATTGCTTGGCCGACTTCGACATCGGATACATCGGATCTGCCAAACTCCTCGATCATCATCGGAAAACTCTCAAGCCTACCTTGCTCAATATCTGCCAGCAGGTACGCGATGAAGCGCTCCCGCTCTACAAAAGGAGCCTGGAGAAGAAGCGCTCGATCGAAGCGACTGAGGCCGACGAGAAGTGGCAAGCTGCTAGAAAAGACTTCGGCGCAGAACCGGACGTGCGTAAAGCCGAGTGGCGGCATCGATGTGCGAGGGAACGTAACGGCAAGTGGGCAGATCGTGACGGGATGTATGTCGAGGAACTGAGGAGGGTCCGAGAGCATGAGAATAGGGAGATGCCATGACAGCATGCTGTCTTTTACCATTCGCGGTTCTCAGCGACACGAACACCAGGCTCGTCACGCGAACTCCAGAAGTCCGCCCTCGGATCTAGGAGAGCTCATGCGCCACATTCGACCTCCTCGACCTGGATCCCACCTCCTCCGCATGATCCAGGAACATAAGAAAGCCGCATGATGTTCGACCAGCATTTTCCTGCATCTGCGAGCTCAATCACAATGGGGCGGTTCAGCTCTACGCATCTTATCTCGAGTTTGCAGAGATTCGACCAGGAATTGGGAGGCCTACTCCGGCGCTTCGACTTACCATTGAAGCAAAGGCCTTTGCTTAAATACGCTGCCGTACAGCTAGGTAGCAAGCCCGTATAGACATAGTCGAGCTTGCAGCGCGTCGCCGTACATGTCTTTCGCGGCCATGCGCCCTTTAAACAGCATTTCAAGAGGCAAAGTCGAGACCCAAGCCGGCAACGTACTTTGTCATCAGCCTTGCTCCACGCCGCCAGATCTCATACAGAGATTCGGGCTGAACCGCCGCTGGATGAAGTGCTGATCGGCTGGCTACGACTCGACGATGTTTTGACAGGGGGCGTTGGAAATATTGCATCTATGCAAAGAGCTGGCGAAGCCGTTCTCGAGATTTCCGAGCACAGCACCTGGTTCTGTCTACCTTTCTGTATTGCCATAGACGTAGACTTGCTATGCATAGGTCTACAGAGCATGGAAGCTGTGCTCCGTAGTGTATGAAACTTGTCGAGCGGTATCATTGCCACCAGCCACACATCATCATCGAAGTCAGGTGGCCAACATATGCATACGTCGTGTTACCCACATCAAGTTCCACAGCTTGCGCACTCTGCAATCGTAGGTCATCGTCTGGCTGTCAGCATGCGCGCACCCGTCGGCCGAGGGCTTGTCACGCTTGTGTTTCCTTGAAACTTCTGCACATTCTTGCTTGCGCAAACATCCAGCCAGTAGCTTGATTCCATATTGTCAGCTGCACAGCAAGACGCTGTCGTGTGATGTTGCGCGGCTATTCAGACGTCGTTGCTGTGAGCACCGCCTCGGATGGTTGCATTCTTGCCCAATTATTGGTGCCAGGCCCACCTCCGCGCGGTTGATGATGCAGAGACGGATGTCGGGAGGATGGTTGAACTGCGACTGTCTCAATATGGGCGCATGCTGACACAAGCTACCACAGCAGCGGCGGCAAGCACCACACCTCGAGTCAATGCTACTGTGTCGATGATGCAGCTCAAGAAGGACGCCCGAAGTTAGGCATGGAGTCATCTGAAGCCGGACATGGAATCGTCGAAGCGATATTGGGAGCTTCAGGCTAAATGATGCAATCACGACCATGGGTGGTCGCTCAATTTCGGCAGAATGTGCCCGTCCAGCGAGCCACTCCATCAAAATGCATCAAGTTTTCGTCGCGCTCGAGCAAGGTGTCTCGCCAGCTTCCATGGTCGTCCGCTGGCCTTTAGAGACTCCCTTGTGCTACGGCTTCAAACAGCCTAGCTGCCGGCGCGGTCGATCTGTACATGTCGATTATAGTGCAGAAGTACCGGCGGACTCGCGTGCGGCGTGCTTCCAGATCCGGAATAACGTTCAAATGTCCGATAAACAGCGGAGCTCGAATTGCGTGGCGCAGAGTTCGATGAAGCTATGCGAGGCTATTGTGGCGGTGGAAAGAGACTTTGAAGCAGCTCTGGGATGGCATGTGAAAGAGGGAGAGTAACGGAAGCAAGCCAGAGTCGTGCTTGTGCTTCACGACGATCAAAACACAGAGCAGAGGAGTGTGATGTACATGAGATCTCAACATTCGAGGTGGGCGCCATCCGAGATGAGTGGCTCGTTCGTGTGACAGGGATGGGTCACTGACACTCCCAATTCTGCCGAAACGGCCTTTGGAGATATGGAACCGCTTTGGACCTCTCTCGTCAGTGCCATGGCTATCGAATTGATAGTTTGTGGACTGTTCGTGAGATGCTCGGTGGCAAGTGTGCACGGCGCGGAGGC
Proteins encoded in this window:
- a CDS encoding Sphingolipid delta(4)-desaturase; this encodes MPASVTTATVAPAQTTTTKRSSPAIVRAEKELASESDTPPDDFFWTYTEEPHRTRRQAIIKAHPEVLKLCGPEPLTIPLVLAVVALQVFCAYAVRNAPVLSWQFMLTAYIVGATANQNLFLAIHEISHNLAFKSPLANRLFAVVANLPIGIPYSASFRPYHLTHHKSLGVDGLDTDLPTALEAWFLDSVGGKAFFATFQILFYALRPMMVYKLPLTGIHAFNIAAQVLFDYAIVSAFGGEALGYFIMSSFLAGSLHPCAGHFIAEHYVFLQHQRSKEAASAASAKLAPPPAETYSYYGILNLVTYNVGLHNEHHDFPAIPWTRLWKLNEIANEFYGDLPCHYSWTGVIWQFIVDKEVGLWCRVKRKEGGRKVGAGTDATAKHSQPIDIIG
- a CDS encoding Notoamide biosynthesis cluster protein, with product MASEPIPPKRSIFRSVPFNILIACGVSFTAPGMWDALGGLGAGGAAKPFAVSAANALLYGLFSVVCVAAGAIINRIGLKFGLALGAIGYPLYGAGLYTNNVSANTWFMLFGSALCGVSAGFFWSAEAAIIIGYPTPGDRALYLAVWQTAKAAGPIVGGAINLGLNAKRETAGSVSSTTYIVFITIICLGLPIALCLSPAEKIWRKDGTRILVQKAPTWGAEFKAVGRLIARRRILLLLPACFISYFFNGFMSTRLTTYFTVRSRAFSSFFTNFAGIFSSFIIATLLDNQKIHIKTRAKTAFIAIVTILIGTWIWATILQKQFYDASEAPVFDWFNGGFGKSYALVFFWQFGGQAFQQFLYWLSSHWDLRGTEALGQTVAWAMQSEGNANHFVSIELNFGVTVLCVLPTWVVLRELEGSCEVQHVHVVRGDQDSGSEDFDGVKAAVQ